The following are encoded together in the Cyanobacterium aponinum PCC 10605 genome:
- the nadA gene encoding quinolinate synthase NadA: MFTATTLPNSNLPQDLFGAIASLKKELNAVILAHYYQEGDIQDIADYIGDSLGLSQQAASTSADVILFAGVHFMAETAKILNPDKLVLLPDLEAGCSLADSCPPDKFAQFKAQHPDHIVISYINCTAEIKALSDIICTSSNAVKIVQQIPPEQPIIFAPDRNLGRYVMEQTGREMVLWDGSCIVHETFSEKKIVQLKIEHPQAQILAHPECETPVLRHADYIGSTTALLKYAMQSNSSEFIIATEPGIIHQMQKDAPHKSFIPAPPENNCNCNECPYMRLNTLEKVYLALKNRTPNIEIPPSIQQKALQPIQRMLEMS, encoded by the coding sequence GTGTTTACAGCTACCACTTTACCTAACTCAAACTTGCCTCAAGATTTATTTGGTGCGATCGCATCTTTGAAAAAAGAATTAAATGCCGTTATCCTCGCTCACTATTACCAAGAAGGAGATATTCAAGATATAGCGGACTATATAGGAGACTCTTTGGGATTATCTCAACAAGCCGCTTCAACTTCTGCGGATGTTATTTTATTCGCAGGAGTCCACTTCATGGCAGAGACGGCAAAAATCCTCAACCCCGATAAATTAGTACTTTTACCAGACTTAGAAGCAGGTTGTTCCCTAGCTGACAGTTGCCCCCCCGATAAATTTGCTCAATTCAAGGCACAACATCCAGACCATATCGTTATATCTTATATAAACTGTACCGCCGAAATTAAAGCATTAAGTGATATTATCTGCACCAGTTCCAATGCCGTTAAAATTGTACAACAAATCCCCCCAGAACAACCAATAATCTTTGCACCCGATCGTAATTTAGGTCGTTATGTAATGGAACAAACAGGGAGAGAAATGGTATTGTGGGATGGTAGTTGTATTGTTCATGAAACATTTTCTGAGAAAAAAATTGTTCAACTAAAAATAGAACATCCCCAAGCTCAAATCCTTGCTCACCCTGAATGCGAGACTCCTGTTTTACGCCATGCAGATTATATCGGCTCCACAACGGCATTATTAAAATATGCCATGCAAAGTAATTCTTCCGAATTTATTATAGCCACTGAACCCGGAATTATTCATCAAATGCAAAAAGATGCCCCCCATAAATCTTTTATTCCTGCCCCCCCAGAAAATAATTGTAATTGCAACGAATGCCCTTACATGAGATTAAATACCTTAGAAAAAGTTTATTTAGCTCTAAAAAATCGTACTCCTAATATTGAAATTCCCCCTAGCATTCAGCAAAAAGCCTTACAACCTATTCAGAGAATGTTGGAAATGTCTTGA